TGCGGCTCGCGATAGGCGGTGTTGAACACTTCGATCAGCGACGAGAGGTTGGCGCCGTCGCTGTCGATCTTGAAGATCGCCTTGCCGCCATTTCCGTGGAGCGGCTTCACCACGATTGCGCCATGTTCCGCCAGAAACTCGCGCGCCTCGTCCACGCTGCGGGTGATCAGGGTCGGCGGCATGAACTGCGCATAGTCCAGCACGAACACCTTTTCGGGCGCGTTGCGGACATTGGCGGGGTCGTTCACGACCAGCGTCTTGTGCGCGATCCGCTCGAGAAGGTGGGTGGCGGTGATATAGCCGAGATCGAAGGGCGGATCCTGTCGCATCAGGATCACATCGGCTTCGTCGCCCAGATCGAGCTTCACCGGATCGCCGAAGCTGAAGTGATTGCCTTCGACCCGCTGAACGGTGACCGGGTGCGCCCTGGTCCAGACCTTGCCGTCCGAATAGTTCAGGTCCTCGGGCGCATAGTGGAACAGCTTGTGCCCGCGCGCCTGCGCCGAGAGCATCAGCGCGAAGGTCGAATCGCCAGCGATGTTGATCGCGTCGAGCGGGTCCATCTGCACGGCAATATTGAGCGACATTCGGCCTCCTGAGAACATACCTGTAGGTGACTTATTCGAGTAAGTCACCCCATCCAGGCGTTCTCGATATGGCGAGGCAGCGCGCCGGGGGCAATGAGGATCACGTCGACGCGAATATCGTCGCCCGGCCCGGCATATTTCGGCATCAGATATTCGGCAGCCGCGGCCACGCGCGAGAGGCGGCGTTCGTCGATCGCCCAGTCGAGTTCGGCTTGCGTGGCGCGCGTCTTCACTTCGATGAACGCGACCAGCGCTCCCCTGCGCGCGACCAGATCGACTTCGCCCGCAGGCGTGCGGACGCGCTTGTCGAGGATCTTCCACCCGCGCAGCCACAACCACCACGCCGCGCGCCGCTCCCCGTCGCGCCCGCGCGTCTCGGCGGCGCGGCGGTCCCTCAATCCTTCAGTTCCATCGCTCGCGCGTACAGCTCGCGCCGGTCGAGTCCGAGCTTCTTCGCGACTTCGCCCGCTGCCTTGGAGGCGGGCAGCCGGGTCAGCGCCTCGCGCAGCGCGGAATCGGCATCCGCCTCGGTCGCCGGCGCAGCTTCGCCCGGAGGGGCCACCACCACCACGATCTCCCCCTTGGGCGGCGAATCGGCATAGCGGGCGGCGAGTTCGATGAGGCTGCCGGTCACGCATTCCTCGAACTTCTTGGTGATCTCGCGCGCCACCGCGGCTTCGCGGTCGCCAAGCCCTTCGGCCAGCGCGGCGAGGCAGGCGGACAGGCGCGGACCCGATTCGTAAAAGACCAACGTCGCGCGGACCGATGCGATCTCCGCGATCGCCTGTGCGCGGGCCTGTTGCTTCGAGGGCAGGAAGCCCATGAACAGGAAGCGGTCGGTCGGCAGCCCCGCCAGCGTCAGCGCCGCGATTCCCGCGCAGGGGCCGGGAATCGTCGTCACCTGATGACCCGCGGCGCGGGCGTCACGCACCAGCTTGAAGCCGGGATCGGAGATCAGCGGC
Above is a genomic segment from Sphingomonas sp. G-3-2-10 containing:
- the gshB gene encoding glutathione synthase, producing the protein MSLNIAVQMDPLDAINIAGDSTFALMLSAQARGHKLFHYAPEDLNYSDGKVWTRAHPVTVQRVEGNHFSFGDPVKLDLGDEADVILMRQDPPFDLGYITATHLLERIAHKTLVVNDPANVRNAPEKVFVLDYAQFMPPTLITRSVDEAREFLAEHGAIVVKPLHGNGGKAIFKIDSDGANLSSLIEVFNTAYREPHMVQAFLPSVAAGDKRIVLVDGVVAGAVNRVPGEGEIRSNLAVGGTAAKTELTAREQEICDVLGPELKKRGLLFVGIDVIGGEWLTEINVTSPTGIVAIDRFNGTDTGAVIWDAIERRVAERTN
- a CDS encoding YraN family protein — encoded protein: MRDRRAAETRGRDGERRAAWWLWLRGWKILDKRVRTPAGEVDLVARRGALVAFIEVKTRATQAELDWAIDERRLSRVAAAAEYLMPKYAGPGDDIRVDVILIAPGALPRHIENAWMG
- the rsmI gene encoding 16S rRNA (cytidine(1402)-2'-O)-methyltransferase; the protein is MNSILTPGLYIVATPIGNLGDLSPRASQILLNADVVAVEDSRVTAGLFRHLGAKGKMLPYHDHNADAVRPGLVARMASEAVALVSDAGTPLISDPGFKLVRDARAAGHQVTTIPGPCAGIAALTLAGLPTDRFLFMGFLPSKQQARAQAIAEIASVRATLVFYESGPRLSACLAALAEGLGDREAAVAREITKKFEECVTGSLIELAARYADSPPKGEIVVVVAPPGEAAPATEADADSALREALTRLPASKAAGEVAKKLGLDRRELYARAMELKD